The following proteins are co-located in the Streptococcus anginosus genome:
- a CDS encoding HD domain-containing protein, with protein sequence MITDRQAKILQEARDFVYAELKDEMSGHDWWHIVRVTNNAVEIAKQEQADAFICELSALLHDIADGKLNKNEEVGLQKVEQWLQNHQASDAEIAHVLDIISTMSFKGGHQQKNVSTLEGKIVQDADRLDAIGAIGIARAMAYSGHTGRPIHDPALRPREDMTVEEYRSNQGTAILHFYEKLLKLKDLMNTDYAKQLAIDRHHFLEEYLEQFYAEWDAKK encoded by the coding sequence ATGATAACGGATAGACAAGCGAAAATTCTTCAAGAAGCGAGAGATTTTGTTTATGCTGAACTGAAAGACGAGATGAGCGGGCATGACTGGTGGCATATTGTGCGTGTCACGAACAATGCTGTAGAAATTGCCAAACAAGAACAAGCAGATGCTTTTATTTGTGAGCTATCTGCCTTGCTGCATGATATAGCTGATGGGAAATTAAATAAGAATGAAGAGGTGGGCTTGCAAAAGGTTGAGCAATGGCTACAGAATCATCAGGCTTCAGATGCGGAAATAGCTCATGTGCTGGATATTATTTCAACGATGTCATTTAAAGGTGGTCATCAACAGAAGAATGTCAGCACTTTGGAGGGGAAAATTGTTCAAGACGCTGACCGTTTGGATGCGATTGGAGCGATTGGAATAGCACGCGCTATGGCTTATTCTGGACATACGGGCAGACCCATTCATGACCCTGCCTTGCGACCACGAGAAGATATGACGGTAGAAGAATATCGAAGTAATCAAGGAACAGCTATTTTACATTTTTATGAAAAGTTGTTGAAGTTAAAAGATTTGATGAATACAGACTATGCTAAGCAATTAGCGATAGACCGCCACCACTTTTTGGAAGAATACTTAGAACAATTCTACGCAGAATGGGATGCGAAAAAGTGA
- a CDS encoding deoxynucleoside kinase — MIILAGMIGVGKTTYTYRLAEELGTQPFFEPVEENPILDKYYEDPDKYGFALQIYFLNKRFKMIKAAYHDDNNILDRSIYEDALFTYINTLKGSISEQEYNIYLELLDNMMEEIQGLPKKAPDLLIYLDGSFDHIMNNIKKRGRDYEQPNEENGLADYYQLLYKHYQNWYEDYNYSPKMRIATDDLDIANPNDWNHVYQQIQQKMKTIGLEK; from the coding sequence GTGATTATTTTAGCGGGCATGATTGGGGTAGGTAAGACGACTTACACTTATCGATTAGCCGAGGAATTAGGAACGCAGCCATTTTTTGAACCGGTAGAAGAAAATCCTATTTTGGATAAGTATTATGAAGATCCTGATAAGTATGGTTTTGCTTTGCAGATTTATTTTCTAAATAAACGCTTTAAAATGATCAAAGCGGCTTATCATGATGACAACAATATTCTAGATCGTTCTATCTATGAAGATGCTCTGTTTACTTACATCAATACCCTCAAAGGCAGCATTAGTGAGCAAGAGTACAATATCTACTTGGAACTTTTGGACAATATGATGGAAGAAATCCAAGGTTTGCCTAAGAAGGCGCCAGATTTGTTGATTTATTTAGACGGAAGTTTCGATCATATTATGAACAATATCAAAAAACGTGGTCGCGATTATGAGCAACCAAATGAAGAAAATGGGCTCGCTGACTACTATCAGCTGCTTTACAAGCATTATCAAAATTGGTATGAAGATTACAATTATAGTCCTAAAATGAGAATTGCAACGGATGATTTAGATATTGCAAATCCAAATGACTGGAATCACGTGTATCAACAAATTCAACAAAAAATGAAAACGATTGGGCTTGAAAAGTGA
- a CDS encoding sensor histidine kinase, with amino-acid sequence MRRNKSIFYSKIALMVINFIAIVYNASIYLFATNYVVAKGYAHSLLGRLDAIPGSPSFSFWMSIAFYACLLLVFYYREKHPNQLSVYDKVTIIEILLMLVIFAVLHSSYNGLILLVFADIFYGSKEFNTSKDRKYWFSFIVLSFSMLLVSNYDLMSLFVKLPSLDTYIRFCPESIRMVLLFGKNFLFSLNLVVFMISLLFYILSAMTEKHHIEEELRMAAQANRELNSYLALSEKIAEDRERKRIAREIHDTLGHALTGISAGIDAVKVLVDIDKNRAKEQLENVSVVVRDGIRDVRGSLNKMRPGALENNSLKEALLKIIREYEAISNLEIRFLYEWDTIDLDVAKEDIVFRVIQESITNSVRHGHAKTIWIELLEKENYIMTIQDDGVGFDELHYGYGLKQMQERLAIIGGSVHFENRNGFYTHIEIPKIGGKND; translated from the coding sequence ATGAGACGAAATAAAAGTATTTTTTATAGCAAAATTGCCTTAATGGTCATCAATTTTATTGCTATTGTTTATAATGCGTCTATCTATCTTTTTGCGACGAATTACGTGGTTGCAAAAGGCTATGCTCATTCACTGCTAGGACGTTTGGATGCTATCCCAGGCTCGCCGAGCTTTAGTTTTTGGATGTCGATTGCCTTTTATGCTTGCTTATTGTTGGTTTTTTATTACCGTGAGAAGCATCCAAATCAGCTATCTGTTTATGATAAAGTAACTATTATTGAGATTTTGCTGATGTTGGTTATTTTTGCTGTCTTGCATTCTTCTTATAATGGTCTGATTCTATTGGTTTTTGCGGATATTTTTTACGGTTCTAAGGAATTTAACACCTCCAAAGATCGGAAATATTGGTTTTCTTTTATCGTTTTGAGCTTTAGTATGTTGCTCGTATCCAACTATGACTTGATGTCGCTTTTTGTTAAATTGCCTTCGTTAGATACTTATATTCGCTTTTGTCCAGAATCGATTCGCATGGTCCTCCTTTTTGGAAAGAATTTTCTCTTTTCACTAAATCTGGTTGTCTTTATGATTTCTTTGCTATTCTATATTTTATCTGCAATGACCGAAAAGCACCATATTGAAGAAGAGCTGCGGATGGCAGCGCAAGCCAATCGTGAGTTAAATAGTTATTTAGCCTTATCTGAAAAAATTGCGGAAGACCGTGAAAGAAAGCGGATTGCCAGAGAAATCCATGATACATTAGGGCATGCTTTGACAGGAATTTCAGCTGGGATTGATGCGGTTAAGGTTTTGGTGGATATTGACAAAAATCGTGCTAAGGAGCAGTTAGAAAATGTTTCTGTGGTTGTGCGAGACGGTATCCGTGATGTGCGAGGCTCGCTCAATAAAATGCGTCCCGGCGCTCTAGAAAACAATAGTTTAAAAGAAGCACTGCTTAAAATTATTCGAGAGTACGAAGCCATTTCTAATTTAGAAATCCGTTTTCTCTATGAATGGGACACGATTGATTTGGACGTCGCAAAAGAGGACATTGTCTTTCGGGTGATTCAAGAATCCATTACAAATTCGGTGCGGCATGGACACGCCAAGACGATTTGGATTGAATTATTGGAAAAAGAAAATTATATCATGACCATTCAAGATGACGGGGTCGGCTTTGACGAGCTTCACTATGGTTATGGTCTCAAACAAATGCAGGAGCGTTTGGCGATTATTGGTGGGAGTGTTCATTTTGAAAATCGCAACGGTTTCTATACTCATATTGAAATTCCGAAAATAGGAGGAAAGAATGATTAA
- a CDS encoding ABC transporter substrate-binding protein yields the protein MKWRMRYLTMFVSALLLVALSFVLWTSNQKKILRIGVYAGSSWDVPNSRENRVLDNIIHQFEKSHPNVKVVYESGIPKKDYDNWLAEKILKGEQADVFMVPENDFSMLASSGAFKSLDSLISKEEAAAYYPVAYQAGQYQGNSYALPIESNPVMMCVNKDLLEKEGISIPDSNWTLEDLYAICQKVTKDTDGDGLIDQYGITDYTWKQALVAYNGHLRNQSGVNVDSAEMHQALSFISKLTSLNQRYKVTSNDFDEGKVAFYPMSLAQYRTYKPYPYHVAKYSRFSWTCIPMPAAKAGIPATQVKTSLFAMSSKTKQDKLAWEFMKLLCQNQKNQQELFAKSQGTSVLTSVVKSSQTKKILQADDFGLDSLTSQRLDHMMKHSVLDISRDLDYHSLERLDYLLGNALKNNEIDSILPSIQREIEETGK from the coding sequence ATGAAGTGGCGGATGAGGTATTTGACGATGTTCGTCTCGGCTCTCCTTTTAGTGGCCCTTAGCTTTGTTTTATGGACTTCCAATCAAAAAAAGATTTTGCGAATTGGAGTGTATGCAGGCAGTAGCTGGGACGTTCCGAATAGTCGTGAGAATAGAGTGTTAGACAATATTATTCACCAATTTGAAAAGTCACATCCCAACGTCAAAGTTGTCTATGAGAGCGGCATTCCTAAAAAGGACTATGATAATTGGCTAGCAGAAAAGATTCTAAAAGGTGAGCAGGCAGATGTTTTTATGGTGCCTGAAAATGATTTTTCTATGTTGGCATCTTCTGGGGCTTTTAAATCCTTAGATTCTTTGATTAGTAAGGAAGAAGCCGCGGCTTACTATCCAGTTGCCTACCAAGCCGGGCAATATCAGGGGAACAGTTATGCTTTGCCGATTGAAAGTAACCCTGTCATGATGTGTGTCAATAAGGATTTGCTGGAAAAAGAAGGCATTTCAATTCCTGACTCTAATTGGACTTTAGAGGATTTATATGCGATTTGTCAAAAAGTAACAAAGGATACAGATGGTGACGGTCTGATTGACCAGTATGGCATTACGGATTATACCTGGAAGCAGGCCTTAGTAGCTTATAATGGTCATCTGAGAAATCAAAGTGGTGTTAATGTTGATAGCGCAGAAATGCATCAAGCGTTGTCCTTTATCAGCAAATTAACTTCATTGAATCAACGGTACAAGGTAACATCAAATGATTTTGATGAAGGCAAGGTTGCTTTTTATCCTATGAGTTTGGCGCAATATCGGACTTATAAACCTTATCCTTATCATGTAGCAAAGTATTCTAGATTTTCTTGGACTTGTATTCCTATGCCAGCTGCTAAAGCAGGCATTCCTGCAACACAAGTGAAAACGTCCCTTTTTGCCATGTCTTCAAAGACAAAACAAGATAAATTAGCTTGGGAGTTTATGAAATTGCTGTGTCAAAATCAAAAAAATCAGCAAGAACTATTTGCAAAGTCACAAGGGACTTCTGTCTTAACATCAGTTGTCAAAAGCAGTCAGACGAAAAAGATTTTACAGGCAGATGACTTTGGATTGGATTCGCTGACATCGCAACGACTGGATCATATGATGAAGCATTCGGTGTTAGATATTAGCAGAGACTTAGATTATCATTCTTTGGAACGCCTAGATTATTTACTAGGAAATGCTCTCAAAAACAATGAAATAGACAGTATCTTACCAAGCATTCAAAGGGAAATAGAAGAAACAGGCAAATAG
- the groES gene encoding co-chaperone GroES, whose translation MLKPLGDRVVLKVEEKEQKVGGFVIAGAGQDATKTAKVVAAGDGIRTLNGELVAPSVKAGDTVLVESHAGIEVKDGEEKYLVVNEANILAIVE comes from the coding sequence ATGCTTAAACCATTAGGCGACCGTGTGGTCTTAAAAGTAGAAGAAAAAGAACAAAAAGTTGGTGGTTTTGTCATTGCAGGTGCAGGACAAGACGCAACAAAGACAGCAAAAGTTGTAGCTGCCGGGGATGGAATTCGTACACTCAACGGTGAACTCGTTGCGCCAAGCGTAAAAGCTGGTGATACCGTTCTCGTTGAAAGCCATGCAGGAATTGAAGTCAAAGACGGCGAAGAAAAGTACCTCGTTGTCAATGAAGCAAATATTTTAGCGATTGTTGAATAA
- a CDS encoding PTS system mannose/fructose/N-acetylgalactosamine-transporter subunit IIB — translation MTISFVRIDDRMIHGQTVTRWAKEYPCDGLVAVNNAAAGNAVLKQAYKAASDKKTFVWTKEAWKEKSQKVLDSDSRYFLITKNPIDMKEILVDQGFVPGDIKEIIVGPANDRPGAIKLGNNQSITQEEAEALEAIQKAGYKVKFQLLPDVSIGYWDDFKSKFGF, via the coding sequence ATGACAATTTCATTTGTACGTATTGATGACCGTATGATTCACGGTCAAACAGTAACTCGTTGGGCAAAAGAATATCCTTGTGACGGCTTGGTTGCTGTCAATAATGCTGCAGCAGGAAATGCAGTTTTGAAACAAGCCTACAAAGCAGCTTCTGATAAAAAAACATTCGTTTGGACAAAAGAAGCATGGAAAGAAAAATCACAAAAGGTATTGGATTCCGATAGTCGCTATTTCTTGATTACTAAAAATCCAATTGACATGAAAGAAATACTAGTTGATCAAGGTTTTGTGCCTGGCGATATCAAAGAAATTATTGTTGGTCCAGCCAATGACCGTCCAGGAGCTATTAAATTAGGAAATAACCAATCCATTACACAAGAGGAAGCGGAAGCGCTTGAAGCGATTCAAAAAGCTGGCTATAAAGTGAAATTCCAACTCTTACCAGATGTGTCTATCGGTTATTGGGATGATTTCAAATCTAAATTTGGTTTTTAA
- a CDS encoding epoxyqueuosine reductase QueH: protein MIDVEEILSKMNPNQKINYDRVMQKMVKVWKADQKRPTILMHTCCAPCSTYTLEYLTQYADVTVYFANSNIHPKAEYQRRAYVAQKFVHDFNENTGNHVQYLEAPYEPQEFFRTVHGLEEEPEGGDRCKVCYDYRLDKTAQVAVDLGFDYFGSALTISPHKNSQTINSVGIEVQKVYATQYLPSDFKKNQGYKRSVEMCEEYDIYRQCYCGCVFAAQAQGIDLVQIKKDATAFLKGKDLEKDYSHIKFTVTNGES, encoded by the coding sequence ATGATTGATGTTGAAGAAATTCTGAGTAAAATGAATCCCAATCAAAAGATCAATTACGACCGCGTGATGCAAAAAATGGTCAAAGTTTGGAAAGCAGACCAGAAGCGTCCTACGATTTTGATGCACACCTGCTGTGCACCTTGCTCAACTTATACGCTGGAGTATTTGACCCAGTATGCGGACGTGACGGTTTATTTTGCCAATTCAAATATTCACCCCAAAGCAGAATACCAACGCCGTGCCTATGTTGCCCAAAAATTTGTTCACGATTTCAATGAAAATACTGGTAATCATGTTCAATATTTAGAAGCCCCCTATGAGCCGCAAGAATTTTTCCGAACAGTACACGGTTTGGAAGAAGAGCCGGAGGGTGGCGATCGTTGTAAAGTTTGCTATGATTATCGCTTGGATAAAACGGCACAAGTGGCGGTTGATTTGGGATTTGACTATTTTGGAAGTGCCTTGACAATCAGCCCTCATAAAAATTCGCAGACAATCAATAGCGTTGGAATTGAAGTACAGAAAGTCTATGCGACCCAGTATCTTCCGAGTGATTTTAAGAAAAATCAGGGCTATAAGCGATCGGTCGAAATGTGCGAGGAGTACGACATTTATCGCCAATGCTATTGTGGTTGTGTATTTGCAGCACAGGCGCAAGGAATTGACCTCGTTCAGATTAAAAAAGATGCGACAGCTTTTTTGAAAGGGAAAGATTTAGAAAAAGATTATTCGCATATTAAATTTACTGTCACGAATGGAGAATCCTAA
- a CDS encoding PTS sugar transporter subunit IIA, with the protein MKYLVLVSHGGLAEGVQSSLRMFAGDKTDQVIAVGLKEGKSVDDFALDFRQALAGLSTEDTVLVLADIVGGSPLTTACNVLSELGKLNTAVVLGGLNLTMALTGLVMKDMLEGKDLAQAILSEASAALQEFDVTASDKDDEDDI; encoded by the coding sequence ATGAAATATCTAGTACTAGTCAGTCATGGTGGACTAGCAGAAGGTGTGCAAAGCTCTTTGAGGATGTTCGCTGGGGATAAGACCGACCAAGTCATTGCAGTAGGTCTGAAAGAGGGCAAATCCGTTGATGATTTCGCTCTTGACTTTCGTCAAGCATTAGCCGGTCTTAGCACAGAAGATACGGTTTTGGTGTTGGCAGACATTGTCGGAGGAAGTCCTTTGACGACAGCTTGCAACGTTTTGTCAGAACTTGGTAAGTTAAACACGGCAGTCGTACTTGGTGGTCTCAATTTGACAATGGCACTCACAGGCTTAGTAATGAAAGATATGTTGGAAGGAAAAGACTTGGCACAAGCCATTCTCTCAGAAGCATCCGCAGCTCTGCAAGAATTTGATGTGACTGCTAGTGATAAAGATGACGAAGATGACATTTAA
- a CDS encoding PTS mannose/fructose/sorbose/N-acetylgalactosamine transporter subunit IIC, whose amino-acid sequence MTISWFQAALLGLFACLSSMPGLGGTSIGNYTLGRPLVGGLVSGLILGDVKLGIICGVAMQLVYIALVTPGGTVSADVRAVSYIGIPLAMVAIQSQGLSLDSADAANLAKSMGTLVGTVGTVLFYGTATMNLLWQHIGWKAVEKGEFKRLYVVDWGFPWISHLVFSFLPTLIMCKLGADAVTALKTALPLDGIPMKTLFTVGSLLPCVGIAILLKQIVEKAVDFIPFFVGFTLAASLGLNLVSCAVISLIFAVLFYEIQMAKNVRAQAAASASFDDDDDEEDI is encoded by the coding sequence ATGACAATTTCGTGGTTTCAAGCCGCTTTACTAGGGTTATTTGCCTGTCTATCATCTATGCCTGGTTTAGGTGGTACTTCCATTGGTAACTATACTCTTGGACGCCCACTTGTAGGTGGCTTAGTTTCAGGACTGATTCTAGGAGATGTGAAATTAGGTATCATCTGTGGGGTTGCAATGCAACTTGTTTACATCGCTTTGGTAACACCTGGCGGTACTGTTTCAGCTGACGTTCGTGCGGTTTCTTATATTGGGATTCCTCTGGCAATGGTTGCTATTCAATCACAAGGACTGTCACTTGACTCTGCAGATGCTGCTAACTTGGCTAAATCAATGGGAACACTCGTTGGTACAGTCGGTACAGTTCTTTTCTATGGTACAGCTACCATGAACTTGCTTTGGCAACATATTGGTTGGAAAGCTGTTGAAAAAGGTGAATTTAAACGCTTATATGTAGTAGACTGGGGCTTCCCTTGGATTTCACACTTGGTATTCTCATTCTTGCCAACCCTCATTATGTGTAAATTAGGTGCAGATGCAGTTACGGCTTTAAAAACGGCACTTCCATTGGACGGTATTCCAATGAAAACCCTCTTCACAGTTGGTTCTCTCCTTCCATGTGTCGGAATTGCAATCCTCTTGAAACAAATTGTTGAAAAAGCTGTCGATTTCATTCCATTCTTTGTTGGATTTACATTAGCAGCTTCATTAGGACTTAACCTTGTATCTTGTGCAGTCATTTCATTGATTTTCGCAGTATTATTCTATGAAATTCAAATGGCTAAAAATGTAAGAGCACAAGCAGCCGCAAGTGCAAGTTTTGATGATGACGACGATGAGGAGGATATTTAA
- a CDS encoding PTS system mannose/fructose/sorbose family transporter subunit IID, producing the protein MVKLTKKTLGKSFHHWYYGNLTCFSQEHMQTFGYLASMLPIVEELYPKKEDQAKAMHTYTAFFNTEPQLGALIVGITAGLEEARANGADGVDDETINGLRAGLMGPVAGIGDSLIVGTLIPIILGIALGLSNGGSPLGAIFYIVVWNLLAYFGMKFAYFKGYELGDKAVEFLVGPQGQAIRKSVSIIGGMVIGAVAATWVPVKTAFKLKDSSGKAFLVLQSQLDGVYPGLLTALFIVFCWWLMAKKNLSPIKVMLLLVVIAFLGVLVGFFNPGLKY; encoded by the coding sequence ATGGTTAAATTAACGAAAAAAACATTAGGAAAATCTTTCCATCATTGGTATTATGGGAACTTAACTTGCTTCTCACAAGAACATATGCAAACATTTGGTTACCTAGCTTCAATGCTGCCAATCGTGGAAGAATTATATCCTAAAAAAGAAGACCAAGCCAAAGCAATGCACACTTACACTGCATTCTTCAACACAGAACCTCAATTAGGTGCATTGATTGTAGGGATTACAGCTGGTCTAGAAGAGGCGCGTGCTAATGGCGCTGATGGAGTGGATGACGAAACGATCAACGGTCTTCGTGCTGGTCTGATGGGACCTGTTGCAGGGATTGGTGATTCACTGATTGTTGGTACCTTGATTCCGATTATACTAGGTATTGCTCTCGGTTTGTCAAATGGTGGCTCACCACTTGGTGCAATTTTCTATATCGTTGTTTGGAACTTGCTCGCTTACTTCGGTATGAAATTTGCCTACTTTAAAGGCTATGAACTTGGTGACAAAGCAGTTGAATTTCTTGTCGGACCTCAAGGACAAGCTATCCGTAAGTCGGTGTCTATCATTGGTGGTATGGTCATCGGTGCGGTTGCAGCGACATGGGTACCTGTTAAGACAGCTTTCAAATTGAAAGATTCTTCAGGGAAAGCCTTCTTGGTTTTACAAAGCCAATTAGACGGTGTTTATCCAGGTTTATTGACAGCTTTGTTTATCGTCTTTTGCTGGTGGTTAATGGCTAAGAAAAATCTCTCACCTATCAAAGTAATGTTGCTTCTTGTAGTAATTGCTTTCCTTGGTGTATTGGTTGGCTTCTTCAACCCAGGATTGAAATACTAA
- the groL gene encoding chaperonin GroEL (60 kDa chaperone family; promotes refolding of misfolded polypeptides especially under stressful conditions; forms two stacked rings of heptamers to form a barrel-shaped 14mer; ends can be capped by GroES; misfolded proteins enter the barrel where they are refolded when GroES binds), protein MAKDIKFSADARSAMVRGVDILADTVKVTLGPKGRNVVLEKSFGSPLITNDGVTIAKEIELEDHFENMGAKLVSEVASKTNDIAGDGTTTATVLTQAIVREGIKNVTAGANPIGIRRGIETAVATAVEALKANSVPVSNKEAIAQVAAVSSRSEKVGEYISEAMEKVGNDGVITIEESKGMETELDVVEGMQFDRGYLSQYMVTDNEKMVADLDNPYILITDKKISNIQEILPLLENILKTSRPLLIIADDVDGEALPTLVLNKIRGTFNVVAVKAPGFGDRRKAMLEDIAILTGGTVITEDLGLELKDATIEALGQASKVTVDKDSTVIVEGSGDAEAIANRVAVIKSQIESSTSDFDREKLQERLAKLSGGVAVIKVGAATETELKEMKLRIEDALNATRAAVEEGIVSGGGTAFVNVLSAVEALDLSGDEATGRNIVLRALEEPVRQIALNAGFEGSIVIDRLKNSEAGTGFNAATGEWVNMIDAGIIDPVKVTRSALQNAASVASLILTTEAVVANQPEPASPTPAMDPSMMGGMM, encoded by the coding sequence ATGGCAAAAGATATTAAATTTTCAGCAGATGCAAGAAGCGCCATGGTGCGCGGCGTCGATATTTTGGCAGATACCGTTAAAGTAACCTTAGGCCCTAAAGGACGCAATGTTGTTCTTGAAAAATCATTTGGTTCACCACTCATCACAAATGATGGTGTAACCATTGCAAAAGAAATCGAACTCGAAGATCATTTTGAAAATATGGGCGCTAAGTTGGTGTCAGAAGTTGCTTCAAAAACCAATGATATCGCTGGGGACGGAACAACTACTGCGACTGTACTGACCCAAGCCATTGTCCGCGAAGGAATCAAAAATGTAACGGCTGGCGCAAACCCAATTGGTATTCGTCGTGGTATTGAAACAGCTGTTGCAACAGCTGTTGAAGCCTTAAAAGCAAATTCTGTTCCGGTTTCTAATAAAGAAGCGATTGCGCAAGTTGCAGCCGTATCATCACGCAGTGAAAAAGTCGGAGAATACATCTCTGAAGCTATGGAAAAGGTTGGCAATGACGGTGTCATTACTATTGAAGAGTCAAAAGGAATGGAAACAGAGCTGGACGTTGTAGAAGGAATGCAATTTGACCGCGGTTACCTTTCCCAATACATGGTGACAGACAATGAAAAAATGGTTGCTGACTTAGATAATCCATATATTTTGATTACAGATAAGAAGATTTCTAATATTCAAGAAATTCTTCCTTTGTTGGAAAATATTTTGAAAACAAGCCGTCCGCTTTTGATTATCGCAGATGATGTGGATGGTGAAGCTCTTCCAACTCTTGTGTTGAATAAAATCCGCGGTACTTTCAATGTAGTCGCTGTGAAGGCACCAGGATTTGGGGACCGTCGTAAAGCAATGTTAGAAGATATTGCTATCTTGACTGGTGGTACAGTAATTACAGAAGATCTTGGCCTGGAATTAAAAGATGCAACGATTGAAGCGCTCGGACAAGCCTCAAAAGTAACTGTGGATAAAGATAGCACCGTTATCGTTGAAGGTTCTGGTGATGCCGAAGCTATTGCCAACCGTGTGGCTGTTATCAAATCCCAAATCGAAAGTTCTACATCTGACTTTGACCGTGAAAAGCTCCAAGAACGCTTAGCGAAATTGTCAGGCGGTGTAGCTGTCATCAAAGTTGGTGCTGCAACAGAAACAGAACTCAAAGAAATGAAACTCCGCATCGAAGATGCCCTCAATGCAACTCGCGCAGCTGTCGAAGAAGGAATTGTTTCAGGTGGTGGAACAGCCTTTGTGAATGTTTTAAGTGCTGTTGAAGCCTTAGACTTATCAGGTGATGAAGCAACTGGTCGCAACATCGTTCTTCGTGCGTTAGAAGAACCTGTTCGCCAAATTGCTTTGAATGCAGGATTTGAAGGTTCTATCGTCATTGACCGCTTGAAAAATTCGGAAGCTGGAACTGGTTTTAATGCTGCTACAGGTGAATGGGTAAACATGATTGATGCTGGGATTATTGACCCAGTCAAGGTTACTCGTTCTGCCCTTCAAAATGCAGCTTCAGTAGCGAGCCTCATCTTAACAACTGAAGCAGTTGTTGCTAACCAACCAGAACCAGCCAGTCCAACTCCAGCAATGGATCCAAGTATGATGGGCGGCATGATGTAA
- a CDS encoding response regulator transcription factor codes for MIKVLIADDQALIRESLQIILSAHSDIEVVGTVGDGKEVLEKLHHIHPDVILMDIRMPVMDGVLCTKAVKEHYPDIKIIILTTFDDDDFIFSALKYGASGYILKGVSTEELYQAIQTVHKGGAMINPNIASKVFKIFSQMAQSNFAISVAEENVEDMSQTEWKIIQQIGFGVSNKEIAAKLFLSEGTVRNYLSGILTKLNLRDRTQLAIWAVQTGVTQRDFSKDNDK; via the coding sequence ATGATTAAAGTTTTAATTGCAGATGATCAAGCCTTGATTCGTGAGTCTTTACAAATTATTTTATCGGCTCATTCAGATATTGAAGTGGTGGGAACAGTCGGTGACGGTAAGGAAGTGCTCGAAAAACTTCACCATATACATCCAGATGTGATTTTGATGGACATTCGAATGCCTGTTATGGATGGCGTTCTCTGTACAAAAGCGGTCAAGGAGCACTATCCAGATATCAAAATTATCATTTTAACAACTTTTGATGACGATGATTTCATTTTTTCAGCATTGAAATACGGAGCTTCTGGTTACATTTTAAAAGGAGTTTCTACTGAAGAATTGTATCAAGCTATTCAAACGGTTCACAAAGGCGGAGCTATGATTAATCCGAACATTGCTAGCAAAGTGTTTAAAATCTTTTCACAAATGGCGCAGTCGAATTTTGCAATTTCTGTTGCGGAAGAAAATGTAGAAGACATGAGTCAGACTGAGTGGAAGATTATTCAGCAGATTGGCTTTGGAGTATCAAACAAGGAAATTGCAGCGAAGTTGTTCTTGTCTGAAGGGACAGTGCGGAATTACTTGTCAGGTATTCTGACGAAATTAAATTTGCGAGATCGCACGCAATTAGCTATTTGGGCTGTGCAGACAGGTGTTACCCAACGTGATTTTAGTAAGGACAATGACAAATGA